A stretch of Leisingera sp. S132 DNA encodes these proteins:
- a CDS encoding LysR family transcriptional regulator — protein MIDLAPLRYFQSAYDTGTFSASARVNGVSQPSVSAAVSKLEEHFGGALFQRSRDGLTPTALGHELYRQSGAVLAQLSLLEQRLSGRAPQVVRVHCQPDVLVASFRAALSGLRRENAALKFQFTGSRDDADILFCSDGCVPRGYAFQPLWQESYGAALPRSHPLAARAEIGLADLEGEPLIARPYCPGADQLLMQGQGEAPSGIVVGIVAEAVHDAQLLDLVAAGLGVALVPLGHAGAQDGVTVLPLCGDNPVQRQVGVAHRKTQFAAGIAKSVCSACQTGR, from the coding sequence ATGATCGACCTGGCCCCGCTCCGATATTTCCAATCCGCCTATGATACTGGCACTTTCAGCGCCTCGGCGCGGGTGAACGGCGTCAGCCAGCCTTCGGTCTCAGCGGCCGTTTCAAAGCTTGAGGAGCATTTTGGCGGCGCCTTGTTCCAGCGCAGCCGGGACGGGCTGACTCCCACCGCGCTGGGGCATGAACTCTACCGCCAGTCCGGCGCGGTTCTGGCCCAGCTCAGCCTGCTGGAACAGCGGCTGTCAGGGCGTGCGCCGCAGGTGGTCCGGGTGCATTGCCAGCCGGATGTCCTGGTGGCGTCGTTCCGTGCCGCCTTATCCGGTTTGCGCCGGGAAAATGCCGCGCTGAAATTCCAGTTCACGGGCAGCCGGGACGACGCGGACATTCTGTTCTGTTCCGACGGCTGCGTGCCGCGGGGTTACGCCTTTCAGCCGTTGTGGCAGGAAAGCTACGGCGCAGCACTGCCGCGCAGTCATCCTCTGGCCGCGCGTGCTGAAATTGGCTTGGCGGATCTTGAAGGCGAGCCCTTGATCGCACGGCCCTACTGCCCGGGGGCGGACCAGCTGCTGATGCAGGGACAGGGAGAGGCCCCGTCCGGCATCGTTGTCGGCATCGTGGCCGAAGCGGTGCATGATGCCCAGCTTCTGGATCTGGTGGCCGCCGGGCTGGGGGTTGCGCTGGTGCCGCTCGGCCATGCCGGCGCGCAGGACGGCGTCACGGTGCTGCCGCTGTGCGGGGACAATCCGGTTCAGCGCCAGGTGGGCGTGGCACACCGCAAAACGCAGTTCGCTGCCGGGATCGCCAAGTCGGTCTGCAGCGCCTGCCAGACCGGCCGATAG
- a CDS encoding low specificity L-threonine aldolase, translated as MHFASDNSGPVPQQILDALARANQGYAMGYGADAEMAEVTARIREIFEAPEAAVYLVATGTAANVLALSTLAQPWQTVFCTRPAHINMDECNAPEFYTGGAKLTLVTEADKMTSEGLRAAIEGEETRGVHGPQRGPVSLTQVTEFGTVYSQAELNAVCGVAREYGLPVHMDGARFTNALVSLGCTPAEMTWKAGVDAVSFGGTKNGCLGVEAVIFFDPKHAQEFEYRRKRGAHLFSKHRYLSAQMLAYLSDDLWLENARAANAKTALLAEGLKAAGAHFTHPAQANMIFAALPRRKHQELFAAGAIYHLWDGLLQGPEHEMVTARFVCDWSLPEDRISAFLSQL; from the coding sequence ATGCATTTCGCCTCCGACAACTCCGGCCCGGTGCCGCAGCAGATCCTCGACGCGCTGGCGCGGGCCAACCAGGGCTATGCCATGGGCTATGGTGCCGATGCGGAAATGGCGGAGGTGACAGCGCGCATCCGGGAGATCTTCGAGGCGCCGGAGGCGGCGGTTTATCTGGTGGCCACCGGCACCGCCGCCAATGTGCTGGCGCTGTCGACGCTGGCGCAGCCCTGGCAGACGGTGTTCTGCACCAGGCCTGCGCATATCAACATGGATGAATGCAACGCGCCGGAGTTCTATACCGGCGGCGCCAAGCTGACGCTTGTGACGGAGGCGGACAAGATGACCTCCGAAGGCTTGCGCGCCGCCATCGAGGGCGAGGAGACCCGCGGCGTGCACGGGCCGCAGCGGGGGCCGGTGTCGCTGACGCAGGTGACGGAGTTCGGCACCGTCTACAGCCAGGCGGAGCTGAACGCGGTCTGCGGCGTGGCCCGCGAATACGGGCTGCCGGTGCATATGGACGGCGCGCGGTTTACCAATGCGCTGGTGTCGCTGGGCTGCACGCCGGCCGAGATGACCTGGAAGGCGGGGGTTGATGCGGTCTCGTTCGGCGGCACCAAGAACGGCTGCCTGGGGGTGGAGGCAGTGATCTTCTTTGATCCCAAACACGCGCAGGAGTTCGAGTACCGGCGCAAGCGCGGCGCGCATCTGTTTTCCAAGCACCGCTATCTGTCGGCGCAAATGCTGGCCTATCTGAGTGACGATCTGTGGCTGGAGAACGCCCGCGCCGCCAATGCCAAGACCGCGCTGCTGGCCGAAGGGCTGAAGGCGGCAGGCGCCCATTTCACCCATCCGGCGCAGGCCAACATGATCTTTGCCGCCCTGCCCCGCCGCAAGCATCAGGAGCTGTTCGCCGCGGGCGCCATTTACCACCTGTGGGACGGGCTGCTGCAGGGGCCGGAGCATGAGATGGTCACCGCCCGGTTCGTCTGCGACTGGTCCCTGCCCGAAGACCGGATCAGCGCTTTTCTCAGCCAGCTTTAG